GTGCGTGAACGTGAACGATTCGATCGTGATGAACAGTAAATTGCGCACGGTCACAGTCACTGCGACGGTCTCGGTCAACAACTTTTTCGGTACTTTGGAACACAGCCCGACAACCGAATTCACCATCTCGTCGGTCGCCAATGTCTCCACGGCGCCCAATATCAATTTCTATGTGCTGCTGGATTCCTCTCCCTCGATGGAGCTTCCCGCGACCACGGCGGGGATCAATACGATGGTGAAAAACACCGGTTGCGCCCTCGCCTGCCATGAAACGGATTTCAAGGATCCCGAACTTTCACATTATCCGGGCTGGGGCACGAACGACAGCTACACCTATGCGGAAAAAAACGGGATCACCTTGCGAATCGACAATGTGCGTCAGGCGGCCGAGGGCCTCGTCACGACCGCAAACAACTTGATGGATCAATACAATAGTTCGGCGCCGCCTGGCCAGCAAATCGCCTATCAGATGTCCGCACATACTTTCAGCGACGGCGCCACGCAACTTTTGGCTCTCAAGCCGGTGACGGATGCGAACGTGTCCTCGATGCAGAAGGCGATTTCAGCGATCACGCCGCCATTGATGGCCGACAACAGCTATCTGGCGAGCGGCTCATCCTATACCTACCCAACCGGGACCAGCACCTATAAGACCGTCACCCTCTCGGGGAAAACGTACAATAATGACGCGGGCACCAATTTCAATAACGCGCTTACAACCATGAACAACACAAAAGTCATGGCCAATCCCGGCAGCGGCACCAATAATGCCGGCGATTCGCCACAAGGCGTGTTGCTGATCGTCACCGACGGCGTCGACGACGTTGCTCTCTACAAGAACAGTTCTTGCAATACATCGCAAGTCTGGAGCTTTTCGAACAGTTACGGCAATTTTTACCGTTGCCAGCAACCCGTGAACACGGTTCTTTGTTCGACCATCAAGGCGCGCGGAATTCGCATCGCGGTGCTTTACACGACTTATTATCCGGTGACGAGCAATTCCTGGTACAATAATACCGTTGCGCCGTTCATGTCTCAGGTCTCAAGCAACCTGCAGAGCTGCGCATCGTCGCCGGAGCTCTTCGCCGAGGTCAGCACGGACGGCGACATCACGGCGGCATTGAATCAATTATTCATCAACGCGGTCAATTCCGCGCCGCATCTCGTCCAATAAGAATAGGCCGCGCGATCCACCGAAATGAAGTCGGGCGCCGTCAAATTCGGGCGGCGTTCGACTTTTGCTTTCAGCGTATTTCCGGCGGTGGCCGCCATCGCATCTGCGCCGCCAGCGAATGGCATGTTCCATCGCCCCTTGCCCTGGCGGCCGTTTTGCGTTTCATGCCTCCATGGCTCCTCCCATTCTCGCCCTGCAGGGCGTCGGTCTGACCCTTGGCGGCAAGCCGCTCATCGAAGCCGCCGATCTCGTCGTCGAGCGCGGCGACCGCATCTGCATGGTCGGGCGCAACGGCTCGGGCAAATCGACCTTGCTCAAGATCGCCGCCGGCGAGATCGAGCCGGACAAGGGCGAGCGTTTTTTCCAGCCCGACGCGACGGTGCGCTATCTGCCGCAGGAGCCGGACCTTTCGGGCTTCGACGATGTCTTTTCCTTTGTCGTCGCCGGGCTGGGGCCGAGCGACGGGGATTATCGCGCCCATTATCTGCTCCATGCGCTGGGGTTGACCGGGAACGAAAGCCCGCAGAATCTTTCGGGCGGCGAGGCCCGCCGCGCCGCGCTCGCCCGCGCTCTCGCGCCCGAGCCGGATATTCTGCTGCTCGACGAGCCGACCAATCATCTCGACCTGCCGGCGATCGAATGGCTGGAAGGCGAATTGGCGAGCCTGCGCTCGGCGCTCGTCCTCATCAGCCACGACCGGCGCCTTCTGCAAAATCTGTCGCGGGTCACGATCTGGCTCGATCGGGGCGTCACCAAAAGGCTCAACCAGGGTTTTGGGGATTTCGAGACCTGGCGCGACGCGCTGCTGGAGCAGGAGGAGCGCGACGCCCAGAAGCTCGATCGCAAGATCGCGGCCGAAGAACATTGGGTGCGCTATGGCGTCACCGCGCGGCGCAAGCGCAATGTCCGCCGCATGGCCGGCCTCGCCACCCTGCGCCAGGCGAAGCGCGACGCCAAAAAATCAGTCGGCGAGGTCAAGATCAGCGTCGCCGAGGGCAAGGTTTCCGGCAAACTGGTGGTCGAGGCCGAGAATGTCTCAAAGAGCTTCGGCGACCGCGCTGTCGTCAGGAATTTCAGCCTGCGCATGCTGCGCGGCGACCGGTTGGCGCTGGTCGGGCCGAACGGCGCCGGCAAGTCGACGCTCATCAATCTGCTGACCGGCGCGCTGGAACCTGATTCCGGGACGATCAGGCTCGGGACCAATCTCCAGATGGCGACGCTCGACCAGCGCCGCGCCGCCCTCGACCCCAACGCCACGCTGGCCGACACTTTGACCGGCGGCGGTTCGGATTGGGTCGAGATCAATGGCGAGAAGAAGCATGTCATCGGCTATATGAAGGATTTTTTATTCGCGCCCGAACAGGCCCGCACGCCGACCGGCAAGCTTTCCGGCGGCGAGCGGGCGCGGCTGCTGCTCGCCCGCGCTTTGTCGCTGCCTTCGAACTTTCTGGCGCTCGACGAGCCGACCAACGATCTCGACCTTGAAACCCTCGACCTTCTGCAGGAAATGCTCGGCGATTATCCCGGCACCATCCTGCTGGTGAGCCATGACCGCGACTTCCTGGACCGGGTCGCGGGTTCGGTGGTCGCAGCCGAGGGCCAAGGAAAGTGGATCGAATATGCCGGCGGCTATAGCGACATGGTCGCGCAGCGCGGGGCTGGCGTCGGACCTGCCGCCAAGCCGAAGCCGGCCGAAAAAAAGCCGGCGCGGGTCGAGGCGCCGCGCGCGGAACAAAAACGCCGGCTGAGTTTCAAGGAAAAGCACGCGCTGGAGACGCTGCCGGAAAAGATGGAGAAATTGCGCGCGGCGGCTTTGAGGCTCCATGAAATTCTGGCCGATCACGAGCTTTACGCCCGCGATCCGAAAAGGTTCAATGACGCGACGGCGCTGCTCGCCAGGACCGAGGCCGAACTGGCGGCGGCCGAGGATCAATGGCTGGAGCTGGAGATCCTCCGTGAAGAACTCAGCGGATAGAACAACCATGAGCGCATACGAAGTCACGATCTATCATAATCCGGCCTGTGGCGCGTCGCGCAATGTGCTCGGCATGATTCGTGACGTCGGAATCGAACCCAAAATCATCGAATATCTGAAAAACCCGCCCAGTCGCGCCGAACTGGAAAAGCTTCTGGCCCGCGCCGGCCTGACAGTCCGTGAAATCCTGCGCAGGAAAGCCCCGCCTTACGCGGAAATGGGCCTCGACGATCCGGCTCTGTCCGACGATGCTTTGTTCGAGGCGATTGCGCGGCATCCGGTGCTGATCGAGCGCCCGATCGTCGTCAGCCCCAAGGGCGTTCGCCTGTGCCGCCCCAAGGAAAAAGTGCTGGACCTGTTGCCGTAAGGTCTCAGCGCGGCGGGCTGGGCCGCGCCGTCTTGTAATCGCCGCGCGCCACGAAGGCGAAAGCGGCGAGGCCGAGCGCCAGCGTGGTGATCCACCAGGCCTGGGTGGTGGCAAGACCGAACAGGCCCATGGCGAAAACATAGGTCAGGGCGCCGATCCAGAACGGGGCCAGGCGCTCGGACTGGTTGGCCGCGGCCTGATAGGCCAGCCGGGTCAGGACGGCGGCGGCGGCGACGCCGACGAGGCCGAGATCGGTCCAGGCTTCGAACAGCATGGTCCGCGGCGCCTGGGGCGGCATATAGCCGCGCCAGAAGCCCGAACTGACGAAATTGAAGCCGTGGCCGGTGATCAGGCGCACGCCGTCGTTGACGATCAGCGAACGCCAGAGTTTCAGGCTCACCAGCCAATGGGGCGCGTCTGGCCCGGCCTTCAGGTTGAGCAGCAAGGGACCAAGGGGCGCGAGCACGAAAAGGGCCGCGCCGAT
This genomic interval from Candidatus Rhodoblastus alkanivorans contains the following:
- a CDS encoding TadE/TadG family type IV pilus assembly protein — encoded protein: MLGRFSRDRRGNVAIIFGFAVIPMMLMGGIAIDYTRDAMIHGRMSAVADAAALAATTPAMFAADTTTAQAAAIAMFKAQAALVNGANINYNNGSYCSTGTTGTTAGATGLCVNVNDSIVMNSKLRTVTVTATVSVNNFFGTLEHSPTTEFTISSVANVSTAPNINFYVLLDSSPSMELPATTAGINTMVKNTGCALACHETDFKDPELSHYPGWGTNDSYTYAEKNGITLRIDNVRQAAEGLVTTANNLMDQYNSSAPPGQQIAYQMSAHTFSDGATQLLALKPVTDANVSSMQKAISAITPPLMADNSYLASGSSYTYPTGTSTYKTVTLSGKTYNNDAGTNFNNALTTMNNTKVMANPGSGTNNAGDSPQGVLLIVTDGVDDVALYKNSSCNTSQVWSFSNSYGNFYRCQQPVNTVLCSTIKARGIRIAVLYTTYYPVTSNSWYNNTVAPFMSQVSSNLQSCASSPELFAEVSTDGDITAALNQLFINAVNSAPHLVQ
- a CDS encoding ABC-F family ATP-binding cassette domain-containing protein — translated: MAPPILALQGVGLTLGGKPLIEAADLVVERGDRICMVGRNGSGKSTLLKIAAGEIEPDKGERFFQPDATVRYLPQEPDLSGFDDVFSFVVAGLGPSDGDYRAHYLLHALGLTGNESPQNLSGGEARRAALARALAPEPDILLLDEPTNHLDLPAIEWLEGELASLRSALVLISHDRRLLQNLSRVTIWLDRGVTKRLNQGFGDFETWRDALLEQEERDAQKLDRKIAAEEHWVRYGVTARRKRNVRRMAGLATLRQAKRDAKKSVGEVKISVAEGKVSGKLVVEAENVSKSFGDRAVVRNFSLRMLRGDRLALVGPNGAGKSTLINLLTGALEPDSGTIRLGTNLQMATLDQRRAALDPNATLADTLTGGGSDWVEINGEKKHVIGYMKDFLFAPEQARTPTGKLSGGERARLLLARALSLPSNFLALDEPTNDLDLETLDLLQEMLGDYPGTILLVSHDRDFLDRVAGSVVAAEGQGKWIEYAGGYSDMVAQRGAGVGPAAKPKPAEKKPARVEAPRAEQKRRLSFKEKHALETLPEKMEKLRAAALRLHEILADHELYARDPKRFNDATALLARTEAELAAAEDQWLELEILREELSG